The nucleotide window TGTGAAAGATGAACAAAGCCAATGATCTGCACTACTTTTACCACTTCAACCCTCTTTTATAGACAACGCTAGATGAATAGtttcaaatttgaattcaaattttttagcaAAATGGGGGGAAGTAAAGATTTTTCACCTTGCAAATCCAAAAAGAACTGAGGTTTCTCATAGACtaatttagggttttcttggaaaAAGAAATGATGTGATAAGGGAACTACCATTTTTGATATCACAGAAGTTTATACTGACAACCACCAACTACTCCACATTCACACATATCACATCTCCATAAAAGATCTCTATCAAACATCAAATCAAATAAGCCTTCATTCTATAAAGAAGACACAAGCAAAGAAAGATGAAATGAAAATCATAAAGCATTTACATGatgtataattaaaaaaatcgaatttaaaaataaaaaaaaaataaaagaagaaatctACAGGATCAATGACACTACTTGTCAGAATCGAAATCCAGATTTTGGGAGAAAACCAAACAACTACCAATTACCAAAACCTCTTCTACGTCATACATCACAAATATCTGAATGCTACAAACCACATCCTAAAAACAAAATCATGAATAATCTTCCaatgaaataaatgaaaaaattcgaatttaaaaaaaaaaagaaaaaatctacAGAATCAATGACATCAAATTTACAATCACAAACCCCATCTCTTGTCAGAATACAAATCCAGATTTTGGGGGAAACCAAACAACCACCAATCACCAAAAACCACTTCTACATGATACCAAAATAATATCTAAATGCTACGAACCACACCCTAAAAATAAAACCATGAATAATCTTCCAATGAAATAAACGAAAATATATCagagagaaaaatataaataaacaatcGATGAATTGAACTTCTAAATCCTGAGATCTCTGCATCAAAGAGCACACCTGTGTAACCCTTCTCATTCCTAATATTTAACCCTAGCCACTCTTTCTCAATACAACGTTATCTTCTGGTATAGTTCACTTTTATTACCTCACCTTTATAATAGAttggattctttttattttgattttttttaaaacctaatttggtcttttttttttttaagcttGTAACCATATTTTTCTGAAATGAGGGCCTTTAATCTTTTTGATCTGTATACACAAGCACAAAAACATGAAGTGTGGGCCAAATATAATGAAATGTCATATCCACTACTTTTTTTGTATACATTAAAGTCTAAAAAAATTTACCAACCCTACTAAAACCTATAAATATAATTGGCAGTGATTGAAACCTAAGACCTACACTACAAATAGATACATAATTAGATACATAGATATACAACTGAGATGAAACttgtgttaaaaataattttacaaaaaatctaaattataggAAAATTCCATGTCAGCTTGTGCTCttcctagtttactagtttaaaAGATATCAACTATCATGTTGTAAATGTATTATATGtagaaaatatttatggttattGACCTTAAAAGGAATCGTGGAAACTTATTTTCagtataaaaattttgtagtaattgattttgactattaattttaaaagtaatacTACATCacgaataaatattattattttttattaatatttaattaataataatttatattacacATAAAACGTATATAatttacatttatatttattaaaattttgcgcatatgaataaatataatttacatttatattttttagaatttgtacgtatatattagtaaaatttatttgttaacactattagaaaattagttattacagacggatatttccgacggattttatcccacgGAAATACAGACGGAATTTCAGAGGAATTTTTTGtcggaaaataaaaaatgaattagcataaattacagacggaaaacaaaatccgtcgataattccgtcggtaaaattaatttttttcgtgggAAATggttacagacagattttccgtctgtaattaaatagacaaaatgctgcattttattaaattattacagacagaaaatccgtctgtcatttaaaattttccgtcgaaaaattttaatttaaacctAATTTCATCCCAAGCCTATCGAACTCCTTTCACACACACAAAAccatatttcttctttttcttccttccttctctctttctctctcttctttcacaCCCTAGAACCCTAACTAACCACAATTTCTCTCAGAAATGGTGTTTCACCATTGCAGAAAACTCTTGCCAGAAATCTGAGTCTCTCTGCCACGTGGAGCAGAATTATTCTTCAAACTGTGATGATTGCCTCAAAATCTGCATCACCAACCCCCAATACTACTATTATTCCCAACCACCgccaccgccaccgccaccGCCATCGCCACCGATTCCTCCTCTCCCCATAGACGATACATCAGACCATGGAAAAAGCCACGCGCTCTCGCCCTACTTGGTCCTTGCTCTCTCCGTTATCGGAGCTGCTTTCTTCGTTGTTATTTGCTAGGCAATCTTCGTGAGGATCTTCAGAAGGAGGAGAAGATCCTTATCTCCACCGTTGAATCTTCGAACACAGGATAATACGCGTGATGATTTCTTCGTTGATGAGGAGCACGGTCCTGTGGTGGACCACCCGATCTGGTACATCCGTAACCCTATCGAGCTCTGTTAGCTACAATTCTTCTATTCCATCTGTACACTCTTTCAACAAGGTTTTTGCTTTTCTTAATTTACTTCTGTATTTATCTTGGTCTTGCTTGTTTAGGTTTATTAGgacttattcttttttcttatttgttcTTTTGTGTGTATGAACTACTTTGCAGATTGATTGTTTTGTATATAGCTTCTGCTTTCGTTTTATTGGTTCCATAGAGCTTCAAATTGGAAGGAGGCTTTACCTCCAGGGATTAAGGGATTCTGAGTCATGGATGTGATGTCGGAAGCTCTTCGAGCTTGTCAAAAAACTTCCATGAGATGGATTCATCATCTGAAGATGAGGATCAGGGAACTCATCAATGTGGTTCTGGCAGTTCCAAAGATAAAATTCCTCTTCCTGGGCGGCTGTGGAGAAGCTTACTATTGCAGGTAAGGTTGTAGTTGTTTGAAATGATGTAGGGTATATAATGcttttgttttgtaatttttcctACTTGGGAATAGAAGTAAATAAGTGCTGTGAAAGTCCTATGAAAATGTTTGTAAATAATGTATGTTAACTTGAGTTCTAAAACAACAGTACAATGAGAAAGCTACACAATACCACTATTTCTATCTTCGGCTGGAGATTATGAAAAAATCAACCCATGCTCCGGTTCTTGCAAATTATTCTTTCTGGATTGTGCTTTGGAATAATCTGTTTTGATGATGTTGTCAATGCCTGTAGCACATCAGGTGCAGAGGCTGACTGGGAATCTTCGCATTCTTTACTCTGCACTGGCGAGAGGTCTGATCCCGCTCATAGGGAGCCACTTCTTAAATTCAATAAACATGCTAATGGTAAGATTCTTTCTGTTTGGAAATCAATGATTTTTAACAATCTAAATTTCTtcagaatatattattttctttatgttCCTGTTTATTTACCATAAGTGAAGTAGAAGTTTCATAAGTGAAGCTAACTACATTGAATTCTCTGGTGTCAAGGCAAGTGATTTCAATGAACCATCTATACACCTGAACTTGTCATTaagattttgttattattttgctATGTTTGCTAGTGTTTCTAATTCTTTATGCTATTTAGAAGCTTGTTTATAACTTGAATATAGTGATATACTGATGTTAGCTGAATGGAATAGATGCACATTTACCTAAAATGTTGTTCACAGTGCACAGATAACTTGAGAATTGGTCATGTCAATTATATTGGTGGAACTATTTAAACATTTTTATCTAGTGGCCATGTCAATTAAAATTGGGACTGTTGATTTCAGGGATGATATAGTGATATGGGCAAGGAAAAAGACTGGTTCGTCTGTTATTAGGATAAATTCGGAAAAGGAGGCAGAGGAATTTCTGACAAAGTATCATACATTTGTTATTGGTCGGTTTGACAAATTTGAGGTAAGAAACACTTGGAAAACTCATTGTTAGTgttttcacttttctgggctgtGCTAATTTTTGTGTGCAAATATATCAGGGACATGAATATGACGAATTCATGAGAGCTGCAAAGTTGGATAATGAACCTGAAATATACACTGCATATGGTGAGTCGGCAATTGTTTCAATCCTTATGTTCAATGAGTTAAAATCTGGTGGACCAACATCACACACTTCTTTTGTAAAACATTTTTTCTTCCCTTCCTTTCTTATCTTGTTTACCAAATAGTCTGATGTAAGTCAAGAATGCAAAACTTGCTGATTATGCAGATGGAGCTTTCACAACAAGTAAAATATTGGAGTTTTTGGACTATAACAACTTTCCATTAGTATATATGGTACGTGgcatatttatcattttttgttgaattttcatTCTAAAAGGCTAAGCATCATTCTATAAAAGCCGTAAATGAAGTTTTTAGGCTATAGTTACTACTAGCAATTAGTAGCTACAAGGTTTTCTGTATGAAGTGCCTGAAAATTTGTTGCAGCTAACATATCATAATCATAAACAGAGTAAATATTGATCCTTCTCATTTTGCATGCTGATCTGAGGTGTAGTTAACCAATCCTGTTACTTCCATGTTCCTTTCTTGGTTTCAAGAGTACAAACAACATGGATGCTGCTAGAGACATCTTGGTAGATGGCATAAAGAATTTGCCTCAAAACAAACAGCTTCTGGAGGTAGGTctatcttttccatattatttatGTAACCCTAGTAGAAGTGGAGAGACCTAAGCTAAAACTTTTCACAAGTATGCATTTATAGATAGATACAGAAAACTTCAAATTACTTGCTGTTAGTTAGAATGAGCAGGGGGCAACTCGTCATGTCATAATGAGTGAAACAACTTAGTTGCTACTGGCTTGAATGTCTAATGAgacttcttccttttttccctttttctatatatataaagaaaaaagttCGTTTCAGATGCGTGGTGCATGGAATAACTCAATAAACTGCAGTTATTTTAGAGCTTATCCAACTTCATATTGCTATTTTAACAATTTCTTTAAGTATAGTTACTATTAACAACATTAATTTGTGCCTAACccttctttttcctttcattCTTTTGAATCTTGTTATTGACAGCCTTCAGAACTGTAAGGATACACTTGCAACGTGCCAAGTACGTTTTCTTCCATTATTGGAATTTGCCCCTTCTGCTACCATTATCTTTCTTGTGCACACATTATtgtctaaatatttattattctattttttttactattttatttatttactatctGTTGTCATGTTAAAAGTGGACTTTAGTTACATTTCATGTAATTTAAGAGATGAATTCATGATTGGTTATCAATGACAAGGCTTCATTTATAACTATTGACTTGATCAGTGAATTTTCCAGAATGAACTTGAGACTGCTAAATCTGAGATTCAAAGTTGGCATTCTTCAATTCAAAATGAGCCTTGTGTACCTGCTGGTGCCACTCCTGGTTAGTTTATTCCTTGTCTTTGGCATGTTAATTGTGATATACATCTGCATTTTAATTGTTCAAGTTTTAGTTCTTTGTACACAAttgctttatttttttgttatagatTTATCCGTGAACTATTAGTTAACCTTTGTTCTTTCCAGAGCCCAAAATGTTGCTTGATTATCTTCAGGCCCTGAAATCCTCAGAAGAGTCTTTAAGAGAGCAGGTTTAGAATATAATCTGCCCTTTTTTTCTGTTGATGTAGTTCACTATCCATTgattaattatcaattatcaTTGACCATTGACATATATCTATTGTTATCAGCTTTTAAaggcaaagaaaaaggaagctgCGTTCATTGTAACATTTGCAAAACGAGAACAAGAGATAGCAGAGTTGAAGGTATCatgctcaaaataagattttttctATAGCATGGCTGTATATGTGCAATTACATTTCTTTCTGACATCAACTTTGACCACCTGAGTAAAATTTATTTCCACCCTTTTAAGAATACTAACAAATTTACCCACTCTTCAATGCTAGTCAAGTTGAAATAATTGCCTTATTTGTTGTCTGAGTGTAGATCGGATATAGTAAGGTAGACATCCTCTGCTCAGAAAGTGGGAAGCAACGAATAATTTTGATGGACCAAGAATCTCAAGAAGCAAGTATATTGCCATCATCACTAAGAAGCTCAAGAAAGAAGGAAGCTATCCATAAATTAGGATATTAAATCTTGATGAGTCCACTAGTAGTTATTTGTCATCTAATGTATTTAGATTGTATTATTGCATGGAAATAATTGCTTCTTattataaagaaaatattttgtactcactggtgtgtttttctatttctaccattaataaaaattggtatttattaaatttatatttattttgtatgaaaataagtttattttgtaattagaaaaataaaaaaaattattttatcttactgacggatttacagacggattttatGTCTGTAATTAGAGTGTAAGAtaatttttcaaagttcaaattacagacggaaaattcgtctgaaaattcgtctgtaattacagacgaaaaatccgtctgtaattacagacggaaaatctgtcagaaaatccgtctgtaattacagacgaaaaatccgtcggaaagttCGTCGCCTTTGGAAAATGGATAGAAAATTTACAGAGGAAAAATCTgtcggtaactggtaaaaatccgtctgtaattttccgacggaaaaaaatccgtcggtaaataatttccgacggggcttttacagagggacaaaatccgtcggtaaccaaaaatccgtctgtaataaagactaaatccgtctgtaaatctgtctgtattaatccattttctagttgtgtaATGATAATTTAATATCGAATAATGTTACGTGTACACCAAAATTAGtcattagtataaaatacatgctaGAATACAAATACAcgttgaaaataaatgaaattatacatgtatttatatataaatatattaatgactgattttagtgactaattttggtgtacaaataatatttttatttaatatttatattggcaaaaaatgacaaaaaaatactaaaattgttGGCagcaagaatttttttaaattctaatgtataaataatatttttaaaaaaaataacaaaaaaataggcaaatatttaaaagagtaagggattatttgagtgagcttttaagaaaatatttttttaagtcattctttttcaaaagatattatagaaaagtaaaagtaattttatgtttagatatcttatacaaaaaatatttttatttatcaattatatttagatataaacatataaaagtacttttttatttatttattacgtgaaaaatatttttttttaaaaaaagatgtaaattataatttttcaaaaaagtatttttttagtatttttacttttactattagaaatttactaaatatattaaaaaataaaaaattttttattgaaaacatatctttttttattaatttaatagcATCCAAACAAACATTAATATTAGTTAtacatctaaattttttatgaatcaaGTCCAATcatattaaacaataaaatttagaataatattaattataactgatttttattatattagactaatttaattaaatttaattaaaaaaaacttggATATACAATACAATATTATtctatttgaaaattaaaattaggggaGCTGACTAAGACTGGGAAGTGGGAACTCATAACGAAGACTTGTACGTAATAAAACAAAATGGGGAAGATTATTCAAAGACAGTGAGATACTGAGATCACTCCACATCCAAGACCAAGACAAACTAATTGAGCATAACATAaagataataaacaaaattaaaccaCTCTATTGGTAAAATGCTCAACTAGGCTTAGATCATGGGCTTGTGAGCCTAAAACCAATAATCACAAAAAGTAGACACCATGTCCAATAAAAGCATTTGTTGTTTTTTTAAGTCATCAACTAACTATAATCACATCCCAATAATGGGCTACTAGTCCACATGGAATATAATCGGTTCTAAGCAACGTGGGTTTCATCGAAAATGTCTTGTTTAAAAGGCCTAACCTTTATATGATTTTAAATGCATACAAGTGTATGTTGCGCTCAAAGCTTAAACTAATCATAGGCCTCCATTAACTATGACTTATTCTTTAGAAATGTCTCATATTTCAATGGCACCATTGATGccattatacattttttttgcTATAATAGTTAATACACTCTTGACTGCTGCAATGTCGGAAAACACAGCATGTGGCGTCAAAGGCACTTTTCTTCGTGGGGCTCTCACTCTTATGTACCTAACCTTATTTTCCCTAGTTTCATTTAGCCACATATTAAGCTTATGAGTTACATGACACCCTCACACCAATGAAAAAGGAGACTCTAGCTCCACTCTTTTGCATTATTGAAATTTTTAGAATATAATCATTATATTCTTGGGTCCAAAGTTTTCTCTATTAGCTAGAACCTAGATGGACCGAATTATTTAGTTGAAAATTGTTCATGCTCAAAATGTGGTTTCCAGGGTTGGCATGAATTAGTGGATATACTgaactaaaataatatagatgaaaaacaaacatgtatattaataaaagatataGAGAATTGAATACATTAGCTAGATTagagaattaaaatatatttattaagtgGTCCTATCCTAGATTATGAGAGTGCTATTAGTTTATCCCTCTCATCACTGTCACACATGCTCAATCACATTCTATGCTAGTTTTTGAGACAATAGAGCAACAAGGAACATTCCTTAATACTATATAGGATTATGAAATTCCTCAGTGTCTGCCATTAATGCATGCTTTTCCCAACCAAACAAGTTGGCAGCCTCCTTATATTGTTGAAACATGTCTGCTACCATAAGTTCTATGAAACTCTGGCTCCTTTTAAAGCCAAAGAGAAATAAGCCAAGGCTCTCAACATTTAATTTCCTCAGTAATAAtactcatcaataatcatcatgaTGATTTTAGGAAGAGGAGGTTCTTGTTGGAGGCACAAGTTATTGGTGTTCACTCTGCTTGCATTTTGTGTTCTATCATCATCACAAGGATCAAGGTTGCCAAAGGAATACTGGGACCAAATGCTTCCAAAGAAGCTACCTTCTCCTTCATCTTCGCCTTCTAGAGGCACTAACTCTGTGTTTACAACAACATCCACAGCAATGAAAGCAGATAATCTTCCTAATTCATCATCAGATGGAAAGGTCTGAatatttgaaacaaaaataaagtccTGCTTCATCTCTCTCCTAACTGTGAAAGCCAAAGGGTGCAGTTTACAAATACATAGAATCACATACTGTTttagatttattatttatctGGGTCTACAGAGTAAATATAGCTTCTCCTATTGTAAAGATAATTTGGTAGCAATAACTGATTCTTATCTATTATCAATATGAATAATTTAGCACCAATATCTATGTTAAAAGTAATGTAATTATTCTAGTATAAGATCTCCACAAGCATAGCTTTATATGCTGTCAGCTTTTTTTGTTCTTTACAACAGGAAAATGCAGCATGTTATAATTTAAGTAGTctaagtaaaaatatattaatgttACAAGTGTAAAGAGTGTATGAaattagtcccacatcaaagaaaCTAGGGAAGAGTGagaagtttataagatgagagaccattaatttattatgttaaaattgAGTTGGATGTGAGAGTTCTTCACCTTCCCGCTACAATTTTGTAAACTGTTCCCTGATCACCTTTGCCAAGAATCTTGCATTCATCAAAGTTGTTTGTGGcattttttaattcttcaacAGTATAATTTGCAATTTGTTGTTGTAGGAGTAAGCCACCATTTTGTTGAAAGAATTGTTCCTTGAGTTTAACAAGCTTCCTTTTCTTCAGTCGAAAGATGCCGTGTGTAAACTTCTCTATACTTTCTACGCGACATGTCTTTGTAGTAGTGGGGTTCTAATTAATAACCATGATTAGAGAGTCATAACTCATGCATTATTTTTCACTCATATAACATGCATGTAATCATCGTACCATTTTCTGGACCGGAGATTTTGTTCATACCCAGTATCTCAGAGATAATAATTTGTTTTATGTTCTATATTTTATTCACaaaataaagttttaatttttgaaatagaaatTAGTAAGATATAAACATGCTATgcatatacaaaaaattagtcactcatacaaaatatatatattaaaatcaaaatacatattgAGAATAaaacaatacatatatttatatacaaacatATGGTGCTGTTTCTTTAATCACAAAAAGAACAATTATAATCAGTATCATCATGTATATCAAGTGCAAAAGGCAAATacaagaagctaagttacaTAACCAATCATA belongs to Arachis duranensis cultivar V14167 chromosome 8, aradu.V14167.gnm2.J7QH, whole genome shotgun sequence and includes:
- the LOC107460657 gene encoding histone-lysine N-methyltransferase ATXR2-like; this encodes MDVMSEALRACQKTSMRWIHHLKMRIRELINVVLAVPKIKFLFLGGCGEAYYCSTSGAEADWESSHSLLCTGERSDPAHREPLLKFNKHANGMI
- the LOC107460660 gene encoding uncharacterized protein LOC107460660; its protein translation is MGKEKDWFGHEYDEFMRAAKLDNEPEIYTAYDGAFTTSKILEFLDYNNFPLVYMSTNNMDAARDILVDGIKNLPQNKQLLETAVILELIQLHIAILTISLSIVTINNINLCLTLLFPFILLNLVIDSLQNCKDTLATCQNELETAKSEIQSWHSSIQNEPCVPAGATPEPKMLLDYLQALKSSEESLREQLLKAKKKEAAFIVTFAKREQEIAELKVSCSK